Proteins from one Paenibacillus amylolyticus genomic window:
- a CDS encoding Na-translocating system protein MpsC family protein: MELLDSNESKKKMCQYYNEISKELFGFGTTLLRVTIDQNIVTFYAKHRRSPRSDALEGEAPGLKLEVDFRMSVLYKKKFREKLEQHMGLPIEAILRDYDASTQWAITNVILEQA, translated from the coding sequence ATGGAACTACTGGACAGCAATGAGAGCAAGAAGAAGATGTGCCAGTATTATAACGAAATCTCGAAGGAACTGTTCGGATTTGGCACCACTCTCCTGAGAGTGACCATTGACCAGAATATTGTGACCTTCTACGCGAAGCACCGACGTTCACCGCGCTCTGATGCCCTGGAAGGGGAGGCCCCCGGCTTAAAGCTGGAAGTGGACTTCCGCATGTCTGTCTTATATAAGAAGAAATTCCGGGAGAAGCTCGAGCAACACATGGGTTTGCCAATTGAAGCCATATTGCGGGATTACGATGCGTCCACCCAGTGGGCCATTACGAATGTGATTCTGGAACAGGCCTAA
- a CDS encoding ABC transporter substrate-binding protein, producing the protein MKKWISGLAAVAMTSVLLAGCGSTEDATGGSGNGGTAATKLVISTWGFSEDFFNESVFGPFEKEHNVDIVLEVGNNAERLNKIRQGTSNVDVIYLSDYYAQQGIDEDLFEKIDRSKIPNVNDIYDIAKAPLGEDYGPAYTVGQLGIAYNPDLVSKEVTSWSDLWDPAFEGNLTIPNITATAGPMVVDAASRVAGNETFNEDAAFAELKKLSGNVVKFYSQTSEFVNMFSQEEIAGGPIMEMYFKDLKAAVPNAKFVTPSEGAYAVMNTINVVKGSKNKELAEEFINWQLSQDVQAKSAKAKVDSPVNTKVELTAEEAEGVTYGADVVEKLNKLDMEFVNQQVKGWTDRWNREIAQ; encoded by the coding sequence ATGAAAAAGTGGATTAGCGGTTTGGCAGCAGTGGCAATGACATCGGTATTACTTGCAGGTTGTGGCAGCACAGAAGATGCAACAGGCGGATCAGGCAATGGAGGAACGGCAGCTACCAAATTGGTTATCTCCACTTGGGGATTCTCGGAAGATTTCTTCAATGAATCGGTATTTGGTCCCTTTGAAAAAGAACATAATGTGGACATCGTGCTTGAAGTCGGCAATAACGCTGAGCGCCTGAACAAAATCCGTCAGGGTACATCGAATGTCGATGTTATCTACCTGTCTGACTACTATGCACAACAAGGTATCGATGAAGATCTGTTTGAGAAAATCGACCGCTCCAAAATTCCGAATGTAAATGACATCTATGATATTGCCAAAGCACCGCTTGGTGAAGATTATGGCCCGGCTTACACGGTTGGACAGCTTGGTATCGCTTATAACCCGGACCTCGTTTCCAAAGAAGTGACTTCATGGAGTGACCTGTGGGACCCGGCGTTCGAGGGTAATCTGACTATCCCGAATATTACGGCAACAGCCGGACCGATGGTTGTGGATGCAGCTTCTCGTGTAGCTGGTAATGAAACGTTTAATGAAGACGCGGCATTTGCTGAACTGAAAAAACTGAGCGGCAATGTGGTGAAATTCTACAGCCAAACGTCCGAGTTCGTGAACATGTTCTCCCAGGAGGAGATTGCAGGCGGACCGATCATGGAAATGTATTTCAAAGATCTGAAAGCAGCCGTGCCTAATGCGAAGTTTGTTACACCTAGCGAAGGTGCATATGCCGTAATGAACACGATCAATGTCGTGAAAGGCAGCAAAAACAAAGAACTGGCTGAAGAGTTCATCAACTGGCAGCTTAGCCAGGATGTACAAGCGAAATCCGCTAAAGCCAAAGTCGATTCCCCGGTAAACACCAAGGTTGAACTGACTGCTGAAGAAGCAGAAGGTGTAACCTATGGCGCTGACGTTGTTGAGAAGCTCAACAAGCTGGATATGGAATTCGTAAACCAACAGGTTAAAGGCTGGACAGATCGCTGGAACCGTGAGATTGCACAATAA
- a CDS encoding nucleoside hydrolase, with translation MNRIIMDVDTGIDDALAILLAVKSRKLDILGITTVCGNVSLQQATENTCKILELADAPEIPVIAGAAGPLTRKSHYEHRVHGQDGLGGALPDPAVSKQAEEGFAPDFIVEQAKLYPGELTLIMTAPLTNLALALMKCPELPSLLKEVIFMGGVVRGHGNITPTAEYNTYADPEAARIVLHAGIEKLTQVGLDVTRQTLLNEATIERLTDPALRAYVAQSTEIYINRYEQMNGVRACALHDPLAVGVALAPELVGRKSYYVDVETASRLCDGQMVCDFQNRLGEPPNTLVCETVDAEALLELFINALNA, from the coding sequence CTGAATCGCATCATTATGGATGTGGACACGGGGATTGACGATGCACTGGCGATTTTACTGGCGGTCAAAAGCCGGAAGCTGGACATTCTCGGTATCACCACAGTCTGTGGGAACGTATCACTCCAGCAGGCAACAGAGAATACGTGCAAAATTCTTGAACTTGCGGATGCACCTGAAATTCCGGTGATTGCCGGAGCGGCAGGACCCCTTACTCGCAAGTCGCATTATGAACACCGGGTACATGGACAGGATGGATTGGGCGGTGCGCTGCCTGATCCGGCGGTGTCCAAGCAAGCCGAGGAAGGTTTTGCACCGGACTTTATCGTGGAGCAAGCCAAGTTATATCCAGGCGAACTGACGTTGATTATGACCGCCCCATTAACGAATCTGGCACTCGCGCTGATGAAGTGTCCTGAACTGCCTTCTTTATTGAAAGAAGTCATCTTCATGGGTGGTGTCGTTCGCGGGCATGGTAACATTACACCGACAGCCGAGTACAACACATACGCTGATCCAGAGGCGGCACGCATCGTATTGCACGCCGGCATCGAGAAACTTACGCAAGTCGGACTGGATGTGACGCGTCAAACACTGCTGAATGAAGCAACGATTGAACGTCTCACTGATCCTGCACTACGCGCATACGTGGCTCAGAGCACGGAGATCTACATCAACCGGTATGAACAAATGAATGGCGTAAGGGCTTGTGCCCTGCATGATCCACTGGCCGTGGGCGTAGCCCTTGCCCCCGAACTCGTTGGACGCAAATCGTATTACGTCGATGTCGAAACCGCCAGCCGCCTGTGCGATGGCCAGATGGTATGCGACTTCCAAAACCGTCTGGGCGAGCCGCCCAACACCCTCGTCTGCGAAACCGTAGACGCAGAAGCGTTACTTGAACTGTTTATTAACGCCTTAAACGCGTAG
- a CDS encoding ABC transporter permease produces MKKSVIYWLLLPGFVFLAAFMIIPIVLTIGSTFFQENSFTFEGYMHFFRDPYFLKILLTTLQVSVVTTIVCVVLGFPTAYYISQKAPRRKGILLALAIFPLLTSPVVRSFSWMIILGRKGLINNTLVGLGIVDKPLDILYTPAAMMIGLTHLFLPLMIISLVGVLENIDGDLLKAAQSLGASRITAFRRVVFPLAVPGLVIGAVLVFVGSLTAYTTPALLGGKQRVIATFLYQNAMTLNDWYLASVVAAIMIVITFVVVGVMNKMAKTLNPKG; encoded by the coding sequence ATGAAGAAATCAGTAATCTACTGGCTACTGCTGCCGGGATTCGTGTTTTTGGCGGCATTTATGATCATTCCGATTGTCCTGACGATCGGGTCGACGTTTTTTCAGGAAAACTCCTTCACGTTTGAAGGCTACATGCATTTTTTCAGAGACCCATACTTTTTGAAAATATTGCTTACGACGCTGCAAGTCAGCGTGGTCACCACGATTGTCTGTGTGGTGCTCGGATTCCCGACAGCTTATTATATTTCGCAGAAAGCGCCGCGGCGCAAAGGCATTTTGCTGGCACTGGCGATCTTCCCACTGCTGACAAGCCCGGTTGTACGCTCGTTTAGCTGGATGATCATCCTTGGACGCAAAGGGCTGATCAATAACACCCTGGTTGGCTTGGGCATCGTGGACAAGCCGCTGGATATTCTGTATACGCCAGCAGCGATGATGATCGGTCTGACGCACCTGTTTCTGCCACTGATGATTATCTCTCTGGTGGGTGTGCTAGAGAACATTGACGGTGATCTGCTCAAAGCAGCACAAAGTCTGGGGGCATCGCGCATTACGGCATTCCGCCGGGTCGTATTCCCGCTGGCTGTGCCGGGACTGGTGATCGGAGCTGTGCTTGTCTTTGTCGGAAGCCTGACGGCGTATACCACACCTGCCCTCCTTGGAGGCAAGCAGCGCGTGATTGCTACGTTCCTGTATCAGAACGCCATGACCCTCAACGACTGGTATCTGGCCTCGGTTGTTGCCGCGATTATGATTGTCATTACATTCGTCGTGGTTGGTGTTATGAACAAAATGGCCAAAACTTTAAATCCGAAGGGGTAG
- a CDS encoding ABC transporter permease — protein MREKHIGLGLFSLLVFIFLLGPLLIISVTSFEPGTVLKFPPEGFSFRWYENIFNTGGFLRTFQTSIIISLLGNLLALVLGVPAAYALSRYDFKGKSVLNALFLSPVLIPGIVLGFTLMKYLIVIYHLPMYLGLLIGHTIIMLPFIIRVIASSLSSFDFAVEEAALSLGAGRVRTFFTIVLPNIRSGIIAAVLIAFLESFNNVDISVFMTGPGVSTLPIQMLTYVENYFDPTIAAISVLLMVLTGLLMFVIERIMGGFSYFTKR, from the coding sequence ATGCGGGAGAAACATATCGGGCTGGGCCTGTTCAGTCTGCTGGTCTTTATCTTTCTGCTGGGCCCGCTTCTGATCATATCGGTCACTTCGTTTGAACCGGGAACGGTACTCAAATTTCCGCCGGAAGGTTTCTCCTTCCGCTGGTATGAGAATATTTTCAACACAGGCGGTTTCCTTCGCACGTTCCAGACGTCCATCATCATATCCCTGCTGGGGAACCTGTTGGCACTGGTGCTCGGAGTACCGGCTGCGTATGCACTCAGTCGTTACGATTTCAAAGGCAAGTCCGTGCTGAACGCACTGTTCCTGTCCCCGGTACTGATCCCGGGAATCGTGCTTGGTTTTACATTAATGAAATATCTGATCGTAATTTACCATCTGCCGATGTATCTCGGATTGTTGATCGGTCATACAATTATCATGCTGCCATTCATCATTCGGGTTATCGCATCGAGTCTGTCGAGCTTTGACTTTGCCGTGGAAGAAGCTGCGCTGAGTCTTGGGGCGGGACGGGTAAGAACGTTCTTCACGATTGTGCTTCCCAACATCCGCTCAGGCATTATCGCTGCGGTGCTGATTGCCTTCCTGGAGTCGTTCAACAACGTGGATATCTCCGTGTTCATGACCGGCCCAGGGGTAAGCACATTGCCAATTCAGATGCTGACCTATGTCGAGAATTACTTTGACCCGACGATTGCAGCCATTTCCGTGCTGTTAATGGTACTGACCGGACTCTTAATGTTCGTGATCGAACGGATCATGGGCGGATTTTCATACTTTACTAAACGTTAA
- a CDS encoding HAD family hydrolase produces MNIQHNAKTIFFDVDDTLYDHLQPLRGALQDVLGLPDDFPFADAYHRFRYYSDWLSAQEDLSAVPEPDAVERMRRRRFELTMEEFGLPLQSGQAEELQAQYLSRQFEIVPFEGAYELIRRLQAEGHTVGLITNGEGEHQRRKLEALDVLSLVDEHLIFISGMTGYAKPDRRLFDYVSKQTGTDAHSSYYIGDSWRNDVVGAVDAGWTVIWFNHREALPESDHQPHFVASSYEEISRILTFEVVRV; encoded by the coding sequence ATGAATATACAACATAATGCCAAAACCATATTTTTCGATGTGGATGATACTTTATATGATCACTTACAGCCGCTTCGTGGGGCGTTGCAGGATGTTCTCGGCCTGCCGGATGATTTTCCTTTTGCCGATGCCTATCACCGTTTTCGTTATTACAGTGACTGGCTGTCTGCACAAGAAGATCTGTCTGCTGTGCCGGAGCCGGATGCGGTGGAGCGAATGCGCCGTCGGAGGTTTGAATTGACGATGGAGGAGTTTGGACTCCCTCTACAATCGGGACAGGCTGAAGAACTGCAAGCTCAGTACCTGAGCAGACAGTTTGAGATTGTGCCTTTTGAAGGAGCATACGAGTTGATCAGAAGGCTTCAGGCAGAGGGACATACCGTTGGACTAATCACCAATGGAGAAGGAGAGCATCAGCGGCGCAAGCTTGAAGCACTGGATGTGCTCAGTCTCGTGGACGAGCATCTGATCTTCATTTCCGGTATGACCGGTTATGCGAAGCCGGATCGCAGGTTGTTTGACTATGTGAGCAAGCAGACCGGGACAGATGCCCATTCCAGCTATTACATTGGAGATTCATGGCGTAATGATGTGGTAGGTGCAGTGGATGCGGGATGGACAGTCATTTGGTTCAACCATCGGGAGGCACTGCCTGAGTCTGATCATCAGCCCCATTTTGTAGCATCGAGCTATGAGGAGATCAGTCGTATTCTAACTTTTGAAGTTGTCCGAGTTTAA
- a CDS encoding cupin, whose protein sequence is MRIFQFKQESGKKITKFDSNFVMSRITQTDKPAHIGCMHLAEGGVIGYHQAVVPQLLLIVNGEGWVRGEANEYIKVHCGEAVLWDTHEWHETKTETGLTAIVIESEELDTSLLMPL, encoded by the coding sequence ATGAGGATATTTCAATTTAAACAAGAGTCAGGGAAGAAGATTACCAAATTTGATTCCAATTTCGTCATGTCACGTATTACGCAGACCGACAAACCCGCTCATATCGGATGTATGCACTTGGCTGAGGGTGGAGTAATCGGTTATCACCAAGCTGTGGTTCCGCAACTCCTTTTGATCGTTAATGGAGAAGGTTGGGTTAGAGGCGAAGCCAATGAATACATCAAAGTTCATTGTGGCGAAGCGGTACTGTGGGATACACATGAATGGCACGAAACCAAAACAGAAACCGGACTCACCGCCATTGTAATTGAAAGTGAAGAGTTAGACACCTCATTATTAATGCCTTTATAG
- a CDS encoding DNA starvation/stationary phase protection protein has translation MSTIQTRNNTFANDATTLQDTLNRQIAGWSVLYTKLHNFHWYVQGPHFFTLHAKFEELYNLATANMDEVAERLLAIGGRPVATMGEQLRLSPIEEAQGQLSAERMVESVVADLRTMVEVIHQGIHEAGEAEDNATEDMLIGFTAALDKEIWMLSAFLGK, from the coding sequence ATGAGCACAATCCAAACTAGAAATAACACTTTTGCTAACGATGCCACAACACTTCAAGATACCCTGAACCGTCAGATCGCAGGTTGGTCCGTGTTGTACACGAAACTTCATAACTTCCACTGGTATGTCCAAGGACCTCATTTCTTCACACTGCATGCCAAATTCGAAGAACTGTACAACCTTGCTACGGCGAATATGGACGAGGTTGCAGAACGTTTGCTGGCTATTGGTGGACGTCCGGTGGCTACGATGGGTGAACAACTGCGTCTGTCTCCCATTGAAGAGGCACAAGGCCAGTTGTCTGCTGAGCGTATGGTAGAGTCGGTGGTTGCTGATCTGCGTACAATGGTAGAAGTGATTCACCAAGGCATTCACGAAGCTGGAGAAGCAGAGGATAACGCAACGGAAGATATGCTGATTGGTTTCACCGCTGCGCTGGATAAAGAGATCTGGATGTTAAGCGCATTTCTGGGCAAATAA
- a CDS encoding nitric oxide synthase oxygenase translates to MRSDLEQLQEEAERFIYTCYEELGHSREDAQARLVVVKGEIEVTGTYVHTTEELEQGCKMAWRNSNRCIGRLFWDKLRIVDARHADTAGRSADAVLNHIHVASNGGKVIPMITILPPDGPKGAPVRVWNHQLIRYAGYETEQGVIGDPASVELTKVAISLGWQGAGGSYDVLPLIIQAQGQVPEWYVIPEEEIVEVMIEHPEQKEIAELGMRWYGVPMIADMRLEIGGISYPAAPFNGWYMGTEIGARNLADTFRYNKLPAVAAAFGLNTSSETTLWKDRALVELNVAVLHSFKKAGVSIVDHHTAAAQFALFEQREEKAGRELTGDWVWLIPPVSPATTHIFHSSYRNEIVKPNFFHQDQAYTLKDGVASAAELRSSEQQNAQVEHPQSQAGDAPMKCPFAH, encoded by the coding sequence ATGCGGTCAGACCTGGAACAATTGCAGGAAGAAGCTGAACGGTTTATATATACATGTTATGAAGAGCTGGGCCATTCGCGTGAAGACGCGCAGGCCCGGCTTGTTGTTGTTAAGGGCGAGATTGAAGTAACGGGTACTTATGTGCATACCACAGAGGAATTGGAGCAAGGTTGCAAAATGGCCTGGCGGAACAGCAACCGCTGTATCGGGCGGCTGTTCTGGGATAAATTGCGGATCGTGGATGCCCGTCATGCCGATACGGCAGGAAGGTCTGCGGATGCTGTGCTGAATCATATCCATGTGGCATCCAATGGAGGCAAAGTCATTCCGATGATTACGATCCTTCCACCGGATGGACCGAAAGGAGCACCGGTACGTGTCTGGAATCATCAGCTCATTCGTTATGCTGGATATGAGACAGAGCAAGGCGTTATTGGAGATCCTGCTTCCGTGGAGCTGACCAAGGTAGCCATATCCCTTGGCTGGCAAGGAGCAGGTGGCTCTTATGATGTGTTACCGCTCATTATACAGGCACAAGGACAAGTGCCAGAGTGGTATGTTATACCCGAAGAAGAGATTGTAGAAGTGATGATTGAGCACCCGGAGCAGAAGGAGATTGCTGAACTGGGTATGCGCTGGTATGGTGTGCCGATGATTGCCGATATGCGTCTGGAGATTGGCGGTATATCCTACCCGGCAGCGCCGTTCAATGGTTGGTATATGGGTACGGAGATCGGCGCCCGTAATCTGGCAGATACATTCCGGTACAACAAGCTGCCTGCGGTGGCGGCAGCATTTGGTTTGAATACGTCAAGCGAAACGACATTGTGGAAGGATCGGGCGTTGGTGGAGTTAAATGTCGCTGTGCTGCATTCGTTTAAGAAAGCAGGCGTGAGCATTGTCGATCACCACACGGCGGCAGCGCAGTTCGCGCTCTTTGAACAGCGGGAAGAGAAGGCTGGACGTGAGCTGACCGGGGATTGGGTGTGGCTGATTCCGCCAGTCTCCCCGGCGACAACGCATATTTTCCACAGCTCGTATCGCAATGAGATTGTGAAGCCGAACTTTTTCCATCAGGATCAGGCGTATACGCTGAAAGATGGCGTGGCATCTGCCGCAGAGCTGCGAAGCAGCGAGCAGCAGAATGCACAGGTAGAGCATCCCCAGTCACAGGCCGGAGATGCACCAATGAAATGCCCGTTTGCACATTAA
- a CDS encoding MFS transporter — MLGMFLIGIEVAVFLSTSSPLWVYIGMLIGGVGGACYMDSFFAHIGDHIPDESRSSVIGKIVSSAEIGSIVSPLVAALLMEVGSLYSVFVFNLVLIAVAIAVQGVMRSRYRLKEG, encoded by the coding sequence ATGCTCGGCATGTTCCTGATTGGCATCGAAGTTGCCGTATTTCTAAGTACGTCCTCCCCTCTATGGGTCTACATTGGCATGCTGATTGGCGGGGTTGGCGGTGCATGTTACATGGATTCGTTCTTTGCTCATATCGGTGATCATATTCCAGACGAGAGTCGAAGCTCTGTCATAGGCAAAATTGTCTCATCTGCCGAGATCGGCTCCATCGTATCTCCATTGGTTGCAGCGCTGCTGATGGAGGTTGGCTCACTCTACTCCGTGTTTGTGTTCAATCTGGTGCTGATTGCGGTAGCCATTGCCGTTCAGGGTGTGATGCGCAGTCGGTACCGATTGAAAGAGGGATAG
- a CDS encoding MFS transporter: MNIRRNLPLLMTICFLSQMGGFMILPLFPLFIEEFGLSGWMMGVIFALFYVGKVIGGVPAAAIYKKLGGKRTLILMLLLLAVCMGGFALSSAAVLFGLLRLLQGLASTGLTVVVRSIIGDEGNVDNRGLYNGYISSSEGGGMVLGPVISGWLALHWPLSVPFLLVTLCCLMAVVAAMGMKMTAPPLPSATSDALHTQGTDISQSNQAPDSTTISPTTELTQRQQLLGYGTVHFLEMSAYAVFLTYFALYAAHIMHWDPFATSLAFTVSGISTLAAAPLSVISLTA; the protein is encoded by the coding sequence TTGAATATTCGTCGTAACCTGCCTTTGCTGATGACCATTTGTTTCCTAAGTCAGATGGGCGGATTCATGATCCTGCCCCTGTTTCCTTTGTTTATCGAGGAATTCGGACTGTCCGGCTGGATGATGGGGGTTATTTTTGCACTCTTTTATGTAGGGAAAGTCATTGGTGGTGTTCCTGCTGCAGCAATCTATAAGAAACTCGGGGGTAAACGCACGCTCATCCTCATGCTGTTACTGCTCGCTGTCTGTATGGGTGGCTTCGCTCTGTCTTCTGCTGCGGTGTTGTTCGGCCTGCTCCGACTGCTGCAAGGACTCGCTTCCACCGGGCTTACCGTGGTCGTGCGTTCTATCATAGGAGATGAAGGCAATGTGGATAATCGCGGACTGTACAATGGGTATATCAGCAGCAGTGAGGGTGGCGGCATGGTGCTCGGTCCGGTCATCAGTGGCTGGCTCGCACTGCATTGGCCCTTGTCCGTTCCTTTTCTGCTTGTTACGTTATGTTGTCTGATGGCTGTAGTCGCTGCGATGGGGATGAAGATGACGGCCCCGCCTTTACCTTCAGCAACATCTGATGCACTGCATACGCAAGGTACGGATATCTCTCAATCCAATCAAGCTCCGGACTCAACAACGATCAGCCCAACTACAGAGCTTACCCAGCGTCAACAGCTTCTCGGCTACGGTACGGTACATTTTCTGGAGATGAGCGCCTATGCGGTGTTTCTCACCTACTTCGCACTGTATGCGGCTCACATCATGCATTGGGACCCCTTTGCCACCAGTCTCGCTTTCACCGTATCCGGCATCTCTACGCTTGCCGCTGCCCCTTTGTCGGTTATCTCTCTGACCGCTTAG
- a CDS encoding ABC transporter ATP-binding protein, which yields MSEQQPIIRFEAVTQQYDQDEAVLKAVSFEIERGKFYTLLGPSGCGKTTILRLIAGFAEPTQGSIYFNGALINKVPAHQRQVNTVFQDYALFPHLNVFENVAFGLRIKKMKTADIRSKVLEALKFVNLSGYENREIGEMSGGQRQRVAIARAIVNEPEILLLDEPLSALDLKLRTEMQYELRELQQRLGITFIFVTHDQEEALAMSDEIFVLNGGVIQQSGTPNDIYDEPINRFVADFIGESNIVSGKMKQDFVVEFAGAQHECVDQGLQPDEPVEIVIRPEDLEITTEEQGKLKVNVDSQLFRGVHYEISTYDDAGNEWLVHSTKKAIVGARIGLYFDPEAVHVMRFNETEEEFDKRLEAYQEAAHAD from the coding sequence ATGTCAGAACAACAACCGATTATCCGCTTCGAAGCGGTGACTCAGCAATACGATCAGGATGAAGCCGTATTGAAGGCCGTCAGCTTTGAGATTGAGCGGGGTAAATTTTATACGCTTCTTGGCCCATCGGGCTGCGGGAAAACCACGATATTGCGCTTGATTGCCGGTTTTGCGGAGCCGACACAGGGCAGTATTTATTTTAACGGTGCGCTCATCAACAAGGTGCCTGCACACCAGCGGCAGGTGAATACCGTATTTCAGGATTATGCGTTATTTCCACATTTGAATGTATTTGAGAACGTAGCTTTTGGTCTGCGGATCAAAAAGATGAAAACGGCTGATATTCGCAGCAAAGTATTGGAAGCCCTCAAGTTCGTCAATCTGTCCGGTTATGAGAACCGTGAAATTGGCGAGATGTCCGGTGGGCAACGGCAGCGTGTTGCGATTGCACGCGCAATTGTGAACGAACCGGAGATTTTGTTGCTGGACGAGCCTTTATCCGCACTCGATCTGAAGCTGCGGACCGAAATGCAGTATGAATTGCGGGAGCTGCAACAGCGACTGGGTATCACGTTTATCTTTGTTACGCATGATCAGGAAGAGGCCTTGGCGATGTCGGATGAGATCTTTGTCCTGAATGGCGGCGTGATTCAACAGAGCGGTACACCGAATGATATTTATGATGAGCCGATTAACCGCTTTGTGGCGGACTTTATCGGGGAATCGAACATTGTATCGGGCAAAATGAAGCAGGACTTCGTGGTGGAATTTGCTGGCGCACAGCACGAGTGTGTCGACCAGGGTCTCCAGCCGGACGAGCCGGTAGAGATTGTCATTCGCCCAGAGGATCTGGAGATTACAACGGAAGAACAGGGCAAGCTGAAGGTCAATGTAGACTCCCAGTTATTCCGCGGGGTGCATTACGAGATATCCACGTACGATGATGCGGGCAATGAGTGGCTTGTGCATTCAACGAAGAAAGCCATTGTTGGCGCGCGGATTGGACTCTATTTTGACCCGGAAGCTGTACATGTCATGCGCTTTAACGAGACTGAGGAAGAGTTCGACAAACGACTCGAAGCATATCAAGAGGCCGCTCATGCAGACTAA